One Bos taurus isolate L1 Dominette 01449 registration number 42190680 breed Hereford chromosome 16, ARS-UCD2.0, whole genome shotgun sequence DNA window includes the following coding sequences:
- the TNFRSF25 gene encoding tumor necrosis factor receptor superfamily member 25 isoform X6, whose protein sequence is MGTSSAQEPGKWAALRASARVGETGQREAPAWAARLGVSSPCPQALLFLLLLGARASTPSPRCDCGHSFPKRSGLGCCKGCPAGHYLKAPCTKPCGAATCLPCPQGTFLARENHYETRCARCQACDELAPQMALRNCSAVADTHCGCRPGWFMDCMVSQCRHGSPFRCRPCTDCGALHRHTQTPCSSRDTHCGTCLPGFYEYDKSCVSCPTSTLGSCPEPCVAVCGWRQTALSVFWVQMLVAGLVVPLLLGATLTYTYHRCHPCKAIGPDDTGVEVWTPLQTQEAPCLEATWSWDQLPSRAPGLPPPPSPAPPAGSAAATLQPGPQLYDVMDAVPARRWKEFMRTLGLREAEIEAVEVEVGRFRDQQYEMLKRWRQQQHAGLGAVYAALERMGLDGCAEDLRSRLQRGP, encoded by the exons ATGGGCACCTCCTCTGCTCAAGAACCTGGGAAATGGGCTGCTCTGAGGGCAAGCGCTAGGGTGGGAGAGACCGGGCAGAGAGAGGCCCCCGCCTGGGCAGCCAGGCTGGGAGTCAGCAGCCCCTGTCCCCAGGCCctcctcttcctgctgctgctgggtgCCCGGGCCAGCACCCCCAGCCCCCGGTGTGACTGCGGCCACAGCTTCCCAAAGCGGAGTGGTCTGGGCTGCTGCAAGGGCTGTCCAGCAG GGCACTACCTGAAGGCCCCCTGCACAAAGCCTTGTGGCGCGGCCACCTGCCTCCCCTGTCCGCAGGGCACCTTTCTGGCCCGGGAAAACCACTACGAAACCCGCTGTGCCCGCTGCCAGGCCTGTGATGAGCTGG CCCCCCAGATGGCCCTGAGGAACTGCTCAGCAGTGGCAGACACCCACTGTGGCTGCAGGCCAGGCTGGTTCATGGACTGCATGGTCAGCCAGTGCCGGCATGGTTCCCCCTTTCGCTGCCGCCCATGCACAGACTGTGGGGCCCTGCACCGGCACACGCAGACACCTT GTTCTAGCAGAGACACCCACTGTGGGACCTGCCTGCCTGGCTTCTATGAATATGACAAGAGCTGCGTGTCCTGTCCCAC GAGCACCCTTGGGAGCTGTCCTGAGCCCTGCGTGGCTGTCTGTGGCTGGAGGCAGA CTGCTCTTTCAGTGTTCTGGGTGCAGATGCTCGTGGCAGGCCTGGTGGTCCCACTCCTGCTTGGTGCTACCCTGACCTACACATACCACCGCTGCCATCCTTGCAAGGCCATAGGTCCTG ATGACACTGGTGTGGAGGTCTGGACCCCCCTACAG ACCCAGGAGGCACCCTGCCTGGAGGCCACATGGTCCTGGGACCAGCTGCCCAGCAGAGCTCCTG GCCTGCCGCCCCCGCCCTCGCCAGCGCCCCCTGCAGGCTCGGCGGCCGCCACGCTCCAGCCTGGCCCGCAGCTCTACGATGTGATGGACGCCGTGCCCGCGCGGCGTTGGAAGGAGTTCATGCGCACGCTAGGGTTGCGCGAGGCGGAGATCGAGGCGGTGGAGGTGGAGGTCGGCCGCTTCCGCGACCAGCAGTACGAGATGCTCAAGCGCTGGCGCCAGCAGCAGCACGCGGGCTTGGGCGCCGTCTACGCGGCCCTGGAGCGCATGGGGCTGGACGGCTGCGCAGAGGACCTGCGGAGCCGCCTACAGCGCGGCCCGTGA
- the TNFRSF25 gene encoding tumor necrosis factor receptor superfamily member 25 isoform X1 yields the protein MGTSSAQEPGKWAALRASARVGETGQREAPAWAARLGVSSPCPQALLFLLLLGARASTPSPRCDCGHSFPKRSGLGCCKGCPAGHYLKAPCTKPCGAATCLPCPQGTFLARENHYETRCARCQACDELAPQMALRNCSAVADTHCGCRPGWFMDCMVSQCRHGSPFRCRPCTDCGALHRHTQTPCSSRDTHCGTCLPGFYEYDKSCVSCPTSTLGSCPEPCVAVCGWRQTALSVFWVQMLVAGLVVPLLLGATLTYTYHRCHPCKAIGPADDTGVEVWTPLQTTHLSPPDSGPALLVTPSSSEKVCPVHLVGHSCTSGSPQTQEAPCLEATWSWDQLPSRAPGLPPPPSPAPPAGSAAATLQPGPQLYDVMDAVPARRWKEFMRTLGLREAEIEAVEVEVGRFRDQQYEMLKRWRQQQHAGLGAVYAALERMGLDGCAEDLRSRLQRGP from the exons ATGGGCACCTCCTCTGCTCAAGAACCTGGGAAATGGGCTGCTCTGAGGGCAAGCGCTAGGGTGGGAGAGACCGGGCAGAGAGAGGCCCCCGCCTGGGCAGCCAGGCTGGGAGTCAGCAGCCCCTGTCCCCAGGCCctcctcttcctgctgctgctgggtgCCCGGGCCAGCACCCCCAGCCCCCGGTGTGACTGCGGCCACAGCTTCCCAAAGCGGAGTGGTCTGGGCTGCTGCAAGGGCTGTCCAGCAG GGCACTACCTGAAGGCCCCCTGCACAAAGCCTTGTGGCGCGGCCACCTGCCTCCCCTGTCCGCAGGGCACCTTTCTGGCCCGGGAAAACCACTACGAAACCCGCTGTGCCCGCTGCCAGGCCTGTGATGAGCTGG CCCCCCAGATGGCCCTGAGGAACTGCTCAGCAGTGGCAGACACCCACTGTGGCTGCAGGCCAGGCTGGTTCATGGACTGCATGGTCAGCCAGTGCCGGCATGGTTCCCCCTTTCGCTGCCGCCCATGCACAGACTGTGGGGCCCTGCACCGGCACACGCAGACACCTT GTTCTAGCAGAGACACCCACTGTGGGACCTGCCTGCCTGGCTTCTATGAATATGACAAGAGCTGCGTGTCCTGTCCCAC GAGCACCCTTGGGAGCTGTCCTGAGCCCTGCGTGGCTGTCTGTGGCTGGAGGCAGA CTGCTCTTTCAGTGTTCTGGGTGCAGATGCTCGTGGCAGGCCTGGTGGTCCCACTCCTGCTTGGTGCTACCCTGACCTACACATACCACCGCTGCCATCCTTGCAAGGCCATAGGTCCTG CAGATGACACTGGTGTGGAGGTCTGGACCCCCCTACAG ACCACCCATCTCTCACCCCCGGACAGCGGCCCTGCCCTTCTGGTGACACCCAGCAGCAGTGAGAAGGTGTGCCCTGTCCATTTGGTAGGCCACAGCTGTACTTCTGGCTCTCCCCAGACCCAGGAGGCACCCTGCCTGGAGGCCACATGGTCCTGGGACCAGCTGCCCAGCAGAGCTCCTG GCCTGCCGCCCCCGCCCTCGCCAGCGCCCCCTGCAGGCTCGGCGGCCGCCACGCTCCAGCCTGGCCCGCAGCTCTACGATGTGATGGACGCCGTGCCCGCGCGGCGTTGGAAGGAGTTCATGCGCACGCTAGGGTTGCGCGAGGCGGAGATCGAGGCGGTGGAGGTGGAGGTCGGCCGCTTCCGCGACCAGCAGTACGAGATGCTCAAGCGCTGGCGCCAGCAGCAGCACGCGGGCTTGGGCGCCGTCTACGCGGCCCTGGAGCGCATGGGGCTGGACGGCTGCGCAGAGGACCTGCGGAGCCGCCTACAGCGCGGCCCGTGA
- the TNFRSF25 gene encoding tumor necrosis factor receptor superfamily member 25 precursor: MEPRPRPGTSAAAAAAVALLFLLLLGARASTPSPRCDCGHSFPKRSGLGCCKGCPAGHYLKAPCTKPCGAATCLPCPQGTFLARENHYETRCARCQACDELAPQMALRNCSAVADTHCGCRPGWFMDCMVSQCRHGSPFRCRPCTDCGALHRHTQTPCSSRDTHCGTCLPGFYEYDKSCVSCPTSTLGSCPEPCVAVCGWRQMFWVQMLVAGLVVPLLLGATLTYTYHRCHPCKAIGPADDTGVEVWTPLQTTHLSPPDSGPALLVTPSSSEKVCPVHLVGHSCTSGSPQTQEAPCLEATWSWDQLPSRAPGLPPPPSPAPPAGSAAATLQPGPQLYDVMDAVPARRWKEFMRTLGLREAEIEAVEVEVGRFRDQQYEMLKRWRQQQHAGLGAVYAALERMGLDGCAEDLRSRLQRGP, translated from the exons ATGGAGCCGCGCCCGCGGCCCGGGACctctgcggcggcggcggcggcggtg GCCctcctcttcctgctgctgctgggtgCCCGGGCCAGCACCCCCAGCCCCCGGTGTGACTGCGGCCACAGCTTCCCAAAGCGGAGTGGTCTGGGCTGCTGCAAGGGCTGTCCAGCAG GGCACTACCTGAAGGCCCCCTGCACAAAGCCTTGTGGCGCGGCCACCTGCCTCCCCTGTCCGCAGGGCACCTTTCTGGCCCGGGAAAACCACTACGAAACCCGCTGTGCCCGCTGCCAGGCCTGTGATGAGCTGG CCCCCCAGATGGCCCTGAGGAACTGCTCAGCAGTGGCAGACACCCACTGTGGCTGCAGGCCAGGCTGGTTCATGGACTGCATGGTCAGCCAGTGCCGGCATGGTTCCCCCTTTCGCTGCCGCCCATGCACAGACTGTGGGGCCCTGCACCGGCACACGCAGACACCTT GTTCTAGCAGAGACACCCACTGTGGGACCTGCCTGCCTGGCTTCTATGAATATGACAAGAGCTGCGTGTCCTGTCCCAC GAGCACCCTTGGGAGCTGTCCTGAGCCCTGCGTGGCTGTCTGTGGCTGGAGGCAGA TGTTCTGGGTGCAGATGCTCGTGGCAGGCCTGGTGGTCCCACTCCTGCTTGGTGCTACCCTGACCTACACATACCACCGCTGCCATCCTTGCAAGGCCATAGGTCCTG CAGATGACACTGGTGTGGAGGTCTGGACCCCCCTACAG ACCACCCATCTCTCACCCCCGGACAGCGGCCCTGCCCTTCTGGTGACACCCAGCAGCAGTGAGAAGGTGTGCCCTGTCCATTTGGTAGGCCACAGCTGTACTTCTGGCTCTCCCCAGACCCAGGAGGCACCCTGCCTGGAGGCCACATGGTCCTGGGACCAGCTGCCCAGCAGAGCTCCTG GCCTGCCGCCCCCGCCCTCGCCAGCGCCCCCTGCAGGCTCGGCGGCCGCCACGCTCCAGCCTGGCCCGCAGCTCTACGATGTGATGGACGCCGTGCCCGCGCGGCGTTGGAAGGAGTTCATGCGCACGCTAGGGTTGCGCGAGGCGGAGATCGAGGCGGTGGAGGTGGAGGTCGGCCGCTTCCGCGACCAGCAGTACGAGATGCTCAAGCGCTGGCGCCAGCAGCAGCACGCGGGCTTGGGCGCCGTCTACGCGGCCCTGGAGCGCATGGGGCTGGACGGCTGCGCAGAGGACCTGCGGAGCCGCCTACAGCGCGGCCCGTGA
- the TNFRSF25 gene encoding tumor necrosis factor receptor superfamily member 25 isoform X4: MGTSSAQEPGKWAALRASARVGETGQREAPAWAARLGVSSPCPQALLFLLLLGARASTPSPRCDCGHSFPKRSGLGCCKGCPAGHYLKAPCTKPCGAATCLPCPQGTFLARENHYETRCARCQACDELAPQMALRNCSAVADTHCGCRPGWFMDCMVSQCRHGSPFRCRPCTDCGALHRHTQTPCSSRDTHCGTCLPGFYEYDKSCVSCPTSTLGSCPEPCVAVCGWRQMFWVQMLVAGLVVPLLLGATLTYTYHRCHPCKAIGPDDTGVEVWTPLQTTHLSPPDSGPALLVTPSSSEKVCPVHLVGHSCTSGSPQTQEAPCLEATWSWDQLPSRAPGLPPPPSPAPPAGSAAATLQPGPQLYDVMDAVPARRWKEFMRTLGLREAEIEAVEVEVGRFRDQQYEMLKRWRQQQHAGLGAVYAALERMGLDGCAEDLRSRLQRGP; this comes from the exons ATGGGCACCTCCTCTGCTCAAGAACCTGGGAAATGGGCTGCTCTGAGGGCAAGCGCTAGGGTGGGAGAGACCGGGCAGAGAGAGGCCCCCGCCTGGGCAGCCAGGCTGGGAGTCAGCAGCCCCTGTCCCCAGGCCctcctcttcctgctgctgctgggtgCCCGGGCCAGCACCCCCAGCCCCCGGTGTGACTGCGGCCACAGCTTCCCAAAGCGGAGTGGTCTGGGCTGCTGCAAGGGCTGTCCAGCAG GGCACTACCTGAAGGCCCCCTGCACAAAGCCTTGTGGCGCGGCCACCTGCCTCCCCTGTCCGCAGGGCACCTTTCTGGCCCGGGAAAACCACTACGAAACCCGCTGTGCCCGCTGCCAGGCCTGTGATGAGCTGG CCCCCCAGATGGCCCTGAGGAACTGCTCAGCAGTGGCAGACACCCACTGTGGCTGCAGGCCAGGCTGGTTCATGGACTGCATGGTCAGCCAGTGCCGGCATGGTTCCCCCTTTCGCTGCCGCCCATGCACAGACTGTGGGGCCCTGCACCGGCACACGCAGACACCTT GTTCTAGCAGAGACACCCACTGTGGGACCTGCCTGCCTGGCTTCTATGAATATGACAAGAGCTGCGTGTCCTGTCCCAC GAGCACCCTTGGGAGCTGTCCTGAGCCCTGCGTGGCTGTCTGTGGCTGGAGGCAGA TGTTCTGGGTGCAGATGCTCGTGGCAGGCCTGGTGGTCCCACTCCTGCTTGGTGCTACCCTGACCTACACATACCACCGCTGCCATCCTTGCAAGGCCATAGGTCCTG ATGACACTGGTGTGGAGGTCTGGACCCCCCTACAG ACCACCCATCTCTCACCCCCGGACAGCGGCCCTGCCCTTCTGGTGACACCCAGCAGCAGTGAGAAGGTGTGCCCTGTCCATTTGGTAGGCCACAGCTGTACTTCTGGCTCTCCCCAGACCCAGGAGGCACCCTGCCTGGAGGCCACATGGTCCTGGGACCAGCTGCCCAGCAGAGCTCCTG GCCTGCCGCCCCCGCCCTCGCCAGCGCCCCCTGCAGGCTCGGCGGCCGCCACGCTCCAGCCTGGCCCGCAGCTCTACGATGTGATGGACGCCGTGCCCGCGCGGCGTTGGAAGGAGTTCATGCGCACGCTAGGGTTGCGCGAGGCGGAGATCGAGGCGGTGGAGGTGGAGGTCGGCCGCTTCCGCGACCAGCAGTACGAGATGCTCAAGCGCTGGCGCCAGCAGCAGCACGCGGGCTTGGGCGCCGTCTACGCGGCCCTGGAGCGCATGGGGCTGGACGGCTGCGCAGAGGACCTGCGGAGCCGCCTACAGCGCGGCCCGTGA
- the TNFRSF25 gene encoding tumor necrosis factor receptor superfamily member 25 isoform X3, translated as MGTSSAQEPGKWAALRASARVGETGQREAPAWAARLGVSSPCPQALLFLLLLGARASTPSPRCDCGHSFPKRSGLGCCKGCPAGHYLKAPCTKPCGAATCLPCPQGTFLARENHYETRCARCQACDELAPQMALRNCSAVADTHCGCRPGWFMDCMVSQCRHGSPFRCRPCTDCGALHRHTQTPCSSRDTHCGTCLPGFYEYDKSCVSCPTSTLGSCPEPCVAVCGWRQMFWVQMLVAGLVVPLLLGATLTYTYHRCHPCKAIGPADDTGVEVWTPLQTTHLSPPDSGPALLVTPSSSEKVCPVHLVGHSCTSGSPQTQEAPCLEATWSWDQLPSRAPGLPPPPSPAPPAGSAAATLQPGPQLYDVMDAVPARRWKEFMRTLGLREAEIEAVEVEVGRFRDQQYEMLKRWRQQQHAGLGAVYAALERMGLDGCAEDLRSRLQRGP; from the exons ATGGGCACCTCCTCTGCTCAAGAACCTGGGAAATGGGCTGCTCTGAGGGCAAGCGCTAGGGTGGGAGAGACCGGGCAGAGAGAGGCCCCCGCCTGGGCAGCCAGGCTGGGAGTCAGCAGCCCCTGTCCCCAGGCCctcctcttcctgctgctgctgggtgCCCGGGCCAGCACCCCCAGCCCCCGGTGTGACTGCGGCCACAGCTTCCCAAAGCGGAGTGGTCTGGGCTGCTGCAAGGGCTGTCCAGCAG GGCACTACCTGAAGGCCCCCTGCACAAAGCCTTGTGGCGCGGCCACCTGCCTCCCCTGTCCGCAGGGCACCTTTCTGGCCCGGGAAAACCACTACGAAACCCGCTGTGCCCGCTGCCAGGCCTGTGATGAGCTGG CCCCCCAGATGGCCCTGAGGAACTGCTCAGCAGTGGCAGACACCCACTGTGGCTGCAGGCCAGGCTGGTTCATGGACTGCATGGTCAGCCAGTGCCGGCATGGTTCCCCCTTTCGCTGCCGCCCATGCACAGACTGTGGGGCCCTGCACCGGCACACGCAGACACCTT GTTCTAGCAGAGACACCCACTGTGGGACCTGCCTGCCTGGCTTCTATGAATATGACAAGAGCTGCGTGTCCTGTCCCAC GAGCACCCTTGGGAGCTGTCCTGAGCCCTGCGTGGCTGTCTGTGGCTGGAGGCAGA TGTTCTGGGTGCAGATGCTCGTGGCAGGCCTGGTGGTCCCACTCCTGCTTGGTGCTACCCTGACCTACACATACCACCGCTGCCATCCTTGCAAGGCCATAGGTCCTG CAGATGACACTGGTGTGGAGGTCTGGACCCCCCTACAG ACCACCCATCTCTCACCCCCGGACAGCGGCCCTGCCCTTCTGGTGACACCCAGCAGCAGTGAGAAGGTGTGCCCTGTCCATTTGGTAGGCCACAGCTGTACTTCTGGCTCTCCCCAGACCCAGGAGGCACCCTGCCTGGAGGCCACATGGTCCTGGGACCAGCTGCCCAGCAGAGCTCCTG GCCTGCCGCCCCCGCCCTCGCCAGCGCCCCCTGCAGGCTCGGCGGCCGCCACGCTCCAGCCTGGCCCGCAGCTCTACGATGTGATGGACGCCGTGCCCGCGCGGCGTTGGAAGGAGTTCATGCGCACGCTAGGGTTGCGCGAGGCGGAGATCGAGGCGGTGGAGGTGGAGGTCGGCCGCTTCCGCGACCAGCAGTACGAGATGCTCAAGCGCTGGCGCCAGCAGCAGCACGCGGGCTTGGGCGCCGTCTACGCGGCCCTGGAGCGCATGGGGCTGGACGGCTGCGCAGAGGACCTGCGGAGCCGCCTACAGCGCGGCCCGTGA
- the TNFRSF25 gene encoding tumor necrosis factor receptor superfamily member 25 isoform X2: MGTSSAQEPGKWAALRASARVGETGQREAPAWAARLGVSSPCPQALLFLLLLGARASTPSPRCDCGHSFPKRSGLGCCKGCPAGHYLKAPCTKPCGAATCLPCPQGTFLARENHYETRCARCQACDELAPQMALRNCSAVADTHCGCRPGWFMDCMVSQCRHGSPFRCRPCTDCGALHRHTQTPCSSRDTHCGTCLPGFYEYDKSCVSCPTSTLGSCPEPCVAVCGWRQTALSVFWVQMLVAGLVVPLLLGATLTYTYHRCHPCKAIGPDDTGVEVWTPLQTTHLSPPDSGPALLVTPSSSEKVCPVHLVGHSCTSGSPQTQEAPCLEATWSWDQLPSRAPGLPPPPSPAPPAGSAAATLQPGPQLYDVMDAVPARRWKEFMRTLGLREAEIEAVEVEVGRFRDQQYEMLKRWRQQQHAGLGAVYAALERMGLDGCAEDLRSRLQRGP; encoded by the exons ATGGGCACCTCCTCTGCTCAAGAACCTGGGAAATGGGCTGCTCTGAGGGCAAGCGCTAGGGTGGGAGAGACCGGGCAGAGAGAGGCCCCCGCCTGGGCAGCCAGGCTGGGAGTCAGCAGCCCCTGTCCCCAGGCCctcctcttcctgctgctgctgggtgCCCGGGCCAGCACCCCCAGCCCCCGGTGTGACTGCGGCCACAGCTTCCCAAAGCGGAGTGGTCTGGGCTGCTGCAAGGGCTGTCCAGCAG GGCACTACCTGAAGGCCCCCTGCACAAAGCCTTGTGGCGCGGCCACCTGCCTCCCCTGTCCGCAGGGCACCTTTCTGGCCCGGGAAAACCACTACGAAACCCGCTGTGCCCGCTGCCAGGCCTGTGATGAGCTGG CCCCCCAGATGGCCCTGAGGAACTGCTCAGCAGTGGCAGACACCCACTGTGGCTGCAGGCCAGGCTGGTTCATGGACTGCATGGTCAGCCAGTGCCGGCATGGTTCCCCCTTTCGCTGCCGCCCATGCACAGACTGTGGGGCCCTGCACCGGCACACGCAGACACCTT GTTCTAGCAGAGACACCCACTGTGGGACCTGCCTGCCTGGCTTCTATGAATATGACAAGAGCTGCGTGTCCTGTCCCAC GAGCACCCTTGGGAGCTGTCCTGAGCCCTGCGTGGCTGTCTGTGGCTGGAGGCAGA CTGCTCTTTCAGTGTTCTGGGTGCAGATGCTCGTGGCAGGCCTGGTGGTCCCACTCCTGCTTGGTGCTACCCTGACCTACACATACCACCGCTGCCATCCTTGCAAGGCCATAGGTCCTG ATGACACTGGTGTGGAGGTCTGGACCCCCCTACAG ACCACCCATCTCTCACCCCCGGACAGCGGCCCTGCCCTTCTGGTGACACCCAGCAGCAGTGAGAAGGTGTGCCCTGTCCATTTGGTAGGCCACAGCTGTACTTCTGGCTCTCCCCAGACCCAGGAGGCACCCTGCCTGGAGGCCACATGGTCCTGGGACCAGCTGCCCAGCAGAGCTCCTG GCCTGCCGCCCCCGCCCTCGCCAGCGCCCCCTGCAGGCTCGGCGGCCGCCACGCTCCAGCCTGGCCCGCAGCTCTACGATGTGATGGACGCCGTGCCCGCGCGGCGTTGGAAGGAGTTCATGCGCACGCTAGGGTTGCGCGAGGCGGAGATCGAGGCGGTGGAGGTGGAGGTCGGCCGCTTCCGCGACCAGCAGTACGAGATGCTCAAGCGCTGGCGCCAGCAGCAGCACGCGGGCTTGGGCGCCGTCTACGCGGCCCTGGAGCGCATGGGGCTGGACGGCTGCGCAGAGGACCTGCGGAGCCGCCTACAGCGCGGCCCGTGA
- the TNFRSF25 gene encoding tumor necrosis factor receptor superfamily member 25 isoform X5 encodes MGTSSAQEPGKWAALRASARVGETGQREAPAWAARLGVSSPCPQALLFLLLLGARASTPSPRCDCGHSFPKRSGLGCCKGCPAGHYLKAPCTKPCGAATCLPCPQGTFLARENHYETRCARCQACDELAPQMALRNCSAVADTHCGCRPGWFMDCMVSQCRHGSPFRCRPCTDCGALHRHTQTPCSSRDTHCGTCLPGFYEYDKSCVSCPTSTLGSCPEPCVAVCGWRQTALSVFWVQMLVAGLVVPLLLGATLTYTYHRCHPCKAIGPADDTGVEVWTPLQTQEAPCLEATWSWDQLPSRAPGLPPPPSPAPPAGSAAATLQPGPQLYDVMDAVPARRWKEFMRTLGLREAEIEAVEVEVGRFRDQQYEMLKRWRQQQHAGLGAVYAALERMGLDGCAEDLRSRLQRGP; translated from the exons ATGGGCACCTCCTCTGCTCAAGAACCTGGGAAATGGGCTGCTCTGAGGGCAAGCGCTAGGGTGGGAGAGACCGGGCAGAGAGAGGCCCCCGCCTGGGCAGCCAGGCTGGGAGTCAGCAGCCCCTGTCCCCAGGCCctcctcttcctgctgctgctgggtgCCCGGGCCAGCACCCCCAGCCCCCGGTGTGACTGCGGCCACAGCTTCCCAAAGCGGAGTGGTCTGGGCTGCTGCAAGGGCTGTCCAGCAG GGCACTACCTGAAGGCCCCCTGCACAAAGCCTTGTGGCGCGGCCACCTGCCTCCCCTGTCCGCAGGGCACCTTTCTGGCCCGGGAAAACCACTACGAAACCCGCTGTGCCCGCTGCCAGGCCTGTGATGAGCTGG CCCCCCAGATGGCCCTGAGGAACTGCTCAGCAGTGGCAGACACCCACTGTGGCTGCAGGCCAGGCTGGTTCATGGACTGCATGGTCAGCCAGTGCCGGCATGGTTCCCCCTTTCGCTGCCGCCCATGCACAGACTGTGGGGCCCTGCACCGGCACACGCAGACACCTT GTTCTAGCAGAGACACCCACTGTGGGACCTGCCTGCCTGGCTTCTATGAATATGACAAGAGCTGCGTGTCCTGTCCCAC GAGCACCCTTGGGAGCTGTCCTGAGCCCTGCGTGGCTGTCTGTGGCTGGAGGCAGA CTGCTCTTTCAGTGTTCTGGGTGCAGATGCTCGTGGCAGGCCTGGTGGTCCCACTCCTGCTTGGTGCTACCCTGACCTACACATACCACCGCTGCCATCCTTGCAAGGCCATAGGTCCTG CAGATGACACTGGTGTGGAGGTCTGGACCCCCCTACAG ACCCAGGAGGCACCCTGCCTGGAGGCCACATGGTCCTGGGACCAGCTGCCCAGCAGAGCTCCTG GCCTGCCGCCCCCGCCCTCGCCAGCGCCCCCTGCAGGCTCGGCGGCCGCCACGCTCCAGCCTGGCCCGCAGCTCTACGATGTGATGGACGCCGTGCCCGCGCGGCGTTGGAAGGAGTTCATGCGCACGCTAGGGTTGCGCGAGGCGGAGATCGAGGCGGTGGAGGTGGAGGTCGGCCGCTTCCGCGACCAGCAGTACGAGATGCTCAAGCGCTGGCGCCAGCAGCAGCACGCGGGCTTGGGCGCCGTCTACGCGGCCCTGGAGCGCATGGGGCTGGACGGCTGCGCAGAGGACCTGCGGAGCCGCCTACAGCGCGGCCCGTGA